In Hwangdonia lutea, a single window of DNA contains:
- a CDS encoding isopenicillin N synthase family dioxygenase: MNIIPSVNLKDFISNDPVRKQKFVDAIGKAYEDIGFVALKGHFLDDKLVDDLYAEVKNFFSLPTETKQKYEIPGIGGQRGYVSFGKESAKGKKEGDLKEFWHFGQYVEDNPELKAEYPENVTVTELPNFNTVGKEAYKMLEKTAKYVLRALALHLDLEETYFDNYIHNGNSILRPIHYPPITEEPKDAVRAAAHGDINLITLLMGAQGRGLQVQNHKGEWIDAIAEPDELMINVGDMLSRHTNNKLKSTIHRVINPPKELWGTSRYSIPFFMHPISEMKLDVLESCIDDETPKAFDDITAGEFLNERLIELGLIKK, translated from the coding sequence ATGAATATAATACCAAGTGTTAATTTAAAAGACTTTATTTCTAATGACCCTGTTAGAAAACAAAAATTTGTAGATGCTATCGGGAAAGCTTATGAAGACATCGGTTTTGTGGCACTAAAAGGTCATTTTTTAGATGATAAATTAGTCGATGATTTATACGCAGAAGTAAAAAACTTTTTTAGTCTGCCAACGGAAACGAAACAGAAATACGAAATACCGGGAATTGGCGGACAGCGTGGATATGTATCCTTCGGAAAAGAAAGCGCCAAAGGTAAAAAAGAAGGCGATTTAAAGGAGTTTTGGCACTTTGGACAATATGTTGAAGACAACCCAGAATTAAAAGCAGAATACCCTGAAAATGTTACCGTTACAGAGCTTCCAAACTTTAATACCGTTGGAAAAGAAGCGTATAAAATGCTGGAAAAAACCGCTAAATATGTGTTACGCGCTTTAGCGTTACATTTAGATTTAGAAGAAACTTATTTTGATAATTACATTCATAACGGGAACTCTATTTTAAGGCCTATACATTATCCACCAATTACCGAAGAACCTAAAGATGCGGTTCGTGCCGCAGCGCATGGCGACATTAATTTAATTACGCTTTTAATGGGTGCTCAAGGTCGTGGATTGCAGGTGCAAAACCACAAAGGCGAATGGATTGATGCCATTGCGGAACCCGATGAATTGATGATTAATGTAGGCGATATGCTTTCGAGGCACACCAACAATAAATTAAAATCTACCATACATCGCGTTATAAATCCTCCAAAAGAACTTTGGGGCACATCGCGCTACTCCATTCCGTTTTTTATGCATCCCATCAGCGAAATGAAATTAGATGTTTTAGAAAGTTGTATTGATGACGAAACCCCTAAAGCATTTGATGATATTACAGCTGGAGAATTTTTAAATGAACGTTTAATTGAACTTGGATTGATAAAAAAATAA
- a CDS encoding alpha-ketoacid dehydrogenase subunit alpha/beta, with the protein MDYHIKDLDNKQLVQLYANMLKPRMIEEKMLILLRQGKISKWFSGIGQEAISVGVTMAMHKNEYILPMHRNLGVFTTRNIPLHRLFAQWQGKASGFTKGRDRSFHFGTQDYKIVGMISHLGPQLGVADGIALASNLKNKNEVTAVFTGEGGTSEGDFHEALNVASVWKLPVMFCVENNGYGLSTPTNEQYNCKNIADRAAGYGMESHIIDGNNIIEVYTKIKDIAESIRKAPRPVLLEFKTFRMRGHEEASGTKYVPQELMDAWAKKDPVINFQSFLKEEGILTEAEEVSIKAKILKEINENLDIAFNEADIIPNESDELSDVYQDFDYEDFIPNVKIKEVRLIDAISDGLKQSMQRHNDLVIMGQDIAEYGGVFKITEGFVEAFGKDRVRNTPICESAIVEAAMGLSIAGIKSVVEMQFADFVTSGFNPVVNYLAKSHYRWNQNADVVIRMPCGGGVAAGPFHSQTNEAWFTKTPGLKVVYPAFPYDAKGLLATAINDPNPVLFFEHKGLYRSIRQDVPVDYYTLPFGKASLLKTGEDITIIAYGAAVHWALETLNNNPSINADLIDLRTLQPLDTETIYASVKKTGRAIVLHEDSLFGGIASDISALIMEHCFEYLDAPVKRVASMETPIPFASQLEEQYLAKGKFETTLKDLLAY; encoded by the coding sequence ATGGATTACCATATTAAAGACCTCGATAATAAGCAGTTAGTCCAACTCTACGCAAACATGCTTAAACCTAGAATGATTGAAGAAAAAATGCTAATCCTGCTCCGACAAGGTAAAATAAGCAAGTGGTTTTCGGGTATTGGGCAAGAAGCGATTTCGGTTGGTGTTACCATGGCCATGCATAAAAACGAGTACATATTGCCTATGCACAGAAACCTTGGGGTATTTACCACAAGAAACATTCCGTTGCATCGATTGTTCGCGCAGTGGCAAGGCAAAGCGTCGGGTTTTACTAAAGGACGAGACCGCTCTTTTCACTTCGGAACCCAAGATTATAAAATTGTGGGAATGATTTCGCATTTAGGGCCGCAATTGGGGGTTGCCGATGGCATTGCATTGGCCAGTAATTTAAAAAACAAAAACGAGGTCACGGCTGTTTTTACAGGTGAAGGCGGTACCAGTGAAGGTGATTTTCACGAAGCATTAAACGTGGCTTCGGTTTGGAAATTGCCTGTTATGTTCTGCGTGGAAAACAATGGATACGGCCTATCAACACCAACAAACGAGCAGTATAATTGTAAAAATATTGCTGATAGAGCTGCGGGTTACGGCATGGAATCGCATATTATAGACGGGAATAATATTATTGAAGTTTACACCAAAATAAAAGATATTGCCGAAAGCATTAGAAAAGCACCCAGACCCGTTTTACTGGAATTTAAAACCTTTAGAATGCGTGGACACGAAGAGGCGAGTGGTACTAAATACGTGCCGCAAGAGCTAATGGATGCTTGGGCTAAAAAAGACCCGGTGATTAATTTTCAATCGTTTTTAAAAGAAGAAGGGATATTAACAGAAGCAGAAGAAGTTTCAATAAAAGCGAAAATTTTAAAAGAAATTAATGAGAATTTAGATATTGCTTTTAATGAAGCTGATATTATTCCAAATGAAAGCGATGAGTTAAGTGATGTATATCAAGATTTTGATTATGAGGATTTTATTCCAAATGTTAAAATTAAAGAAGTACGATTAATAGATGCCATTTCCGATGGATTGAAGCAAAGTATGCAACGGCATAACGATTTGGTAATTATGGGACAGGATATTGCTGAATATGGTGGTGTATTCAAAATTACCGAGGGTTTTGTTGAAGCATTCGGAAAAGATAGAGTCCGCAATACTCCAATCTGCGAATCGGCCATTGTTGAAGCTGCTATGGGGCTTTCCATTGCTGGAATTAAAAGCGTGGTGGAAATGCAATTTGCAGATTTTGTGACCTCAGGATTTAATCCCGTGGTTAATTATTTGGCAAAATCGCATTACCGATGGAATCAAAATGCCGATGTGGTTATACGTATGCCTTGTGGTGGTGGTGTTGCAGCAGGCCCGTTTCATTCGCAAACCAATGAGGCTTGGTTTACCAAAACCCCAGGTTTAAAAGTGGTGTATCCCGCGTTTCCGTATGATGCTAAAGGGTTGTTGGCAACCGCCATAAATGACCCAAATCCGGTGTTGTTTTTTGAGCATAAAGGCTTGTACAGAAGTATTCGTCAGGACGTTCCTGTAGATTATTACACCCTGCCATTTGGGAAAGCCTCCCTTTTAAAAACAGGTGAGGATATTACCATTATTGCATACGGTGCCGCGGTACATTGGGCCTTGGAAACTTTAAATAACAATCCATCCATTAACGCCGATTTGATTGATTTAAGAACCCTTCAGCCTTTAGATACCGAAACCATTTACGCTTCTGTTAAAAAAACAGGTAGAGCTATTGTTTTACATGAAGATTCCTTGTTTGGTGGTATTGCAAGCGATATTTCCGCATTAATAATGGAGCATTGTTTTGAGTATTTGGATGCCCCGGTAAAACGTGTGGCAAGTATGGAAACGCCTATTCCTTTTGCTAGTCAATTAGAAGAGCAATACCTCGCGAAAGGTAAGTTTGAAACTACTTTAAAAGACCTTTTGGCGTATTAA
- a CDS encoding TlpA family protein disulfide reductase — translation MKKLLILCCAFVVAMSCKEEPKDYVTLSGIITDKNSDSLVVRTRGYSKAIQVNEDGTFKDTLKVETGVYFLYDGSESTSVFLKNGFDLNVAIDTKAFDESVKYTGEGAEHSNFLAEKSLLQEKLLNMDELTKLDMAGLETKMDHIKSELTAFYEANAHVDTSVINKGKNEIEPMLNFYKRYLGESIALKEELPKGSPSPVFENFENIDGTTTSLSDLKGKYVYVDVWATWCGPCKAEIPSLKALEKEYHGKDIQFVSLSIDDDRSHGGSWDKARENWKAMVNDKELGGIQLFAPEGWKTQFVQDYKIKGIPRFLLIDPNGNIVTPDAPRPSSASIKELFTELNI, via the coding sequence ATGAAAAAACTACTTATTTTATGCTGCGCTTTTGTTGTGGCGATGTCTTGTAAAGAAGAACCTAAAGATTATGTTACCTTATCAGGAATAATTACCGATAAAAACAGTGACTCTTTAGTGGTGAGAACCCGAGGCTATTCAAAAGCTATTCAAGTTAATGAAGATGGCACTTTTAAGGATACTTTGAAAGTTGAAACGGGTGTTTATTTCCTTTACGACGGAAGCGAATCTACTTCGGTATTTCTAAAAAACGGATTCGATTTAAACGTAGCTATTGATACTAAAGCCTTTGATGAATCTGTAAAATACACAGGTGAAGGTGCTGAACACAGTAATTTTTTAGCTGAAAAATCACTTCTTCAAGAAAAGTTATTGAATATGGACGAGTTGACCAAATTAGATATGGCTGGCTTAGAAACCAAAATGGATCATATTAAGAGTGAATTAACCGCTTTTTATGAGGCCAATGCACATGTTGACACGTCTGTAATTAACAAAGGTAAAAACGAGATTGAACCGATGTTGAATTTTTACAAACGTTACTTGGGTGAATCCATTGCGCTAAAAGAAGAATTGCCAAAAGGCAGTCCTTCACCGGTATTTGAAAATTTTGAAAATATTGATGGTACAACCACATCGCTTTCCGATTTAAAAGGCAAGTATGTGTATGTTGATGTTTGGGCTACTTGGTGCGGACCGTGTAAAGCTGAAATTCCATCCTTAAAAGCTTTGGAAAAAGAATACCACGGAAAAGACATTCAGTTTGTTAGTTTATCTATTGATGACGATAGAAGCCACGGTGGTTCTTGGGATAAAGCCAGAGAGAACTGGAAAGCTATGGTTAACGATAAGGAATTAGGAGGCATCCAATTATTTGCCCCTGAAGGTTGGAAAACACAATTTGTTCAAGATTATAAAATTAAAGGCATTCCAAGATTTTTATTGATTGATCCAAACGGCAATATAGTAACGCCTGATGCGCCTCGACCATCAAGTGCATCTATTAAAGAATTATTCACAGAATTGAATATTTAA
- a CDS encoding nucleoside phosphorylase translates to MSIKNSELILNPDGSIYHLNLKPENISNTIIFVGDQNRVEKVSKHFDHIEFETQKREFKTHTGTYKGKRISVISTGIGPDNIDIVLNELDALVNIDLKTKKPKDKLTSLDIIRVGTSGSLQSHIPVDSFVLSSHGLDLNGMLHAYQIESISNPKIEDAFIKQTHWSHLKARPIIVKNSEVLEKRFTSEKTYSGLTATAGGFYGPQGRILRLPLQDDSLNRNMDAFNFEGICITNLEMETSAIYGLSKLLGHHALSLNAIIANRANGTFSENPKKVIEDLIIYTLERI, encoded by the coding sequence ATGAGCATTAAAAATTCCGAACTCATTTTAAATCCAGATGGCAGTATTTATCATCTTAATTTAAAACCTGAAAATATTTCGAATACCATCATATTTGTAGGCGACCAAAACCGTGTTGAAAAAGTTTCGAAGCATTTTGACCATATTGAGTTTGAAACCCAAAAACGGGAATTTAAAACCCATACAGGAACTTATAAAGGTAAACGCATATCGGTAATTTCAACGGGTATCGGGCCCGACAATATCGATATTGTTTTAAACGAATTGGATGCTTTGGTAAATATTGATTTAAAAACCAAAAAACCAAAAGATAAACTTACAAGCCTCGATATCATTAGGGTTGGCACTTCGGGTTCGTTGCAAAGCCATATTCCTGTAGATTCGTTTGTATTGAGCTCCCACGGGTTAGATTTAAATGGGATGCTTCATGCTTATCAAATTGAATCGATTTCTAATCCAAAAATCGAAGATGCATTTATAAAACAAACCCATTGGTCGCATTTAAAAGCACGCCCCATAATAGTAAAAAACAGTGAGGTTCTTGAAAAACGATTTACTAGCGAAAAAACCTATTCTGGCTTAACGGCGACTGCAGGTGGGTTTTACGGGCCTCAAGGACGTATTTTGCGCTTGCCTTTGCAAGATGATAGTTTAAACCGTAATATGGACGCGTTTAATTTTGAAGGCATTTGCATTACCAATTTAGAGATGGAAACATCGGCGATTTACGGATTATCAAAATTATTGGGTCATCACGCCCTATCGTTAAACGCTATTATTGCTAATAGAGCCAACGGAACGTTTAGCGAAAACCCTAAAAAAGTAATTGAAGATCTCATTATTTACACCTTGGAAAGAATATAA
- a CDS encoding substrate-binding domain-containing protein, with amino-acid sequence MKQVNIGGVPEHFNLAWYLTLKEGEYKNENIILRWHDYYGGTGEMCKALRDKKIDIAVILTEGIVTDIINGNPSKIVQTFVQTPLIWGIHVAQDTPFKTIGDLKGTKAAISRYGSGSHLMAYINAKNNNWDLEKDLNFEVIKNLDGAVEGLSNGKADYFLWEKFTTKPIVDQGTFRRIGNCPSPWPCFVIAVHEDFIASNNETLKTILQIINNTTAEFKDIPSIDKTIANRYEQKLDDVQEWLSLTEWSQKLIDKKTLQHVQNQLFALNIIPEIVDYNQLTHKML; translated from the coding sequence ATGAAGCAAGTAAACATTGGCGGTGTCCCCGAGCATTTTAATTTAGCCTGGTATTTAACCTTAAAAGAGGGTGAATATAAAAACGAAAACATTATTCTGCGCTGGCACGATTATTACGGTGGCACGGGCGAAATGTGCAAGGCATTACGAGATAAAAAAATTGACATTGCCGTTATTCTTACTGAAGGCATTGTAACGGATATTATTAACGGTAACCCCAGTAAAATTGTACAAACCTTTGTACAAACACCTTTAATATGGGGCATTCATGTGGCACAGGATACACCTTTTAAAACCATTGGAGATTTAAAAGGAACAAAAGCCGCCATTAGCCGATACGGTTCGGGGTCGCATTTAATGGCATATATCAATGCGAAAAACAATAATTGGGATTTAGAAAAAGATTTGAATTTCGAGGTGATAAAAAATCTCGATGGTGCGGTTGAGGGATTATCAAACGGAAAAGCAGATTATTTTTTATGGGAAAAATTCACAACAAAACCCATTGTAGACCAAGGTACGTTTAGGCGCATTGGCAATTGCCCTTCGCCGTGGCCTTGTTTTGTAATTGCGGTGCACGAAGATTTTATAGCGTCAAATAACGAAACACTAAAAACCATTTTACAAATAATAAATAATACCACAGCGGAGTTTAAAGATATTCCGAGTATCGATAAAACCATTGCAAACCGTTACGAGCAAAAGCTTGATGATGTTCAAGAATGGCTAAGTTTAACGGAATGGTCGCAAAAACTTATCGATAAAAAAACGCTTCAGCATGTTCAAAACCAATTGTTTGCTTTAAATATTATTCCTGAAATTGTCGATTATAATCAACTTACGCACAAAATGTTATAA
- a CDS encoding DUF1835 domain-containing protein — protein sequence MANQPLHITNGDSLTNYLNELDIVGDKLTWQEMLCEGQTETTIDNDHFFNLRATFLKDFYDIDLDVSALKAELSKLDDTSKYSEIILWFEYDLFCHINMLAVISLLQQKKINLPVYLVSSGRISGEKNLKGLAELSAEQLLIHYKTKVKLKPEDIQLATTLWGIYCGKDHNLFKPYIVKSSTFKYLSNCLKAHLERFPDHKSGLNILEHNMLAIIKDNHIKSKHHLLGYALNYQGYYGYGDLQLNRIIDKLSVFYTVENDTIELNRDGHEALLGTHNFSAELNNIMVFGGVSKFDFQFNKKLNKLVKTIVNEH from the coding sequence ATGGCTAATCAACCCTTGCATATTACAAATGGAGATAGTTTAACAAACTATTTGAATGAACTCGATATTGTGGGCGATAAGCTTACATGGCAAGAAATGCTGTGCGAAGGCCAAACAGAAACAACTATTGATAACGACCATTTTTTTAATTTAAGAGCCACTTTTTTAAAGGACTTTTACGATATTGATTTAGATGTTTCTGCATTAAAAGCTGAATTGAGTAAACTTGATGATACATCAAAATACTCAGAAATCATCCTTTGGTTTGAATATGATTTGTTCTGTCATATCAATATGTTAGCGGTTATTAGTTTACTTCAACAAAAAAAAATAAATCTTCCTGTTTACCTTGTAAGCAGCGGCAGAATTAGCGGTGAAAAAAACCTAAAAGGATTAGCCGAACTTTCTGCAGAACAACTCTTAATACACTATAAAACCAAAGTAAAATTAAAACCTGAAGACATACAATTAGCCACCACACTTTGGGGCATATATTGTGGCAAAGACCATAATTTATTTAAACCTTATATTGTAAAAAGCTCCACCTTTAAATATTTAAGCAATTGCTTAAAAGCACATTTAGAACGGTTTCCAGACCATAAAAGCGGTTTAAATATTTTGGAGCATAATATGTTGGCTATCATAAAGGATAATCACATAAAATCGAAACATCATTTGCTAGGTTACGCACTTAATTACCAGGGTTATTATGGCTATGGCGACCTGCAACTAAACAGAATAATTGACAAACTAAGCGTCTTTTACACCGTTGAAAACGATACTATTGAACTCAATCGCGACGGGCACGAAGCGCTGTTGGGAACTCATAATTTTTCAGCAGAATTGAATAATATCATGGTTTTTGGAGGAGTTAGTAAATTTGATTTTCAGTTCAATAAAAAGCTGAATAAATTAGTAAAAACAATTGTAAATGAGCATTAA
- a CDS encoding translation initiation factor, whose amino-acid sequence MDLQDQLKNLFPEHVSEEPLSESEETNDLWLQDDPIICKYEKRKGKAITILEGYTGATEDFKALAKDIKKALSVGGSFKDDKIIIQGDYRDKIMQMLTDKGFNVKRVGG is encoded by the coding sequence ATGGATTTACAAGATCAATTAAAAAATTTATTCCCAGAACATGTTTCTGAAGAGCCTTTGAGCGAATCTGAAGAAACAAACGATTTGTGGTTGCAAGACGACCCCATAATTTGCAAATACGAAAAACGAAAAGGTAAAGCCATAACCATTTTAGAAGGCTACACAGGCGCTACCGAAGATTTTAAAGCACTTGCCAAAGACATAAAAAAAGCACTAAGTGTTGGCGGAAGTTTTAAGGATGATAAAATCATCATTCAAGGTGATTACCGCGATAAAATCATGCAAATGCTCACAGATAAAGGCTTTAATGTAAAACGTGTTGGAGGTTAA